In one window of Enterobacteriaceae endosymbiont of Plateumaris pusilla DNA:
- the murI gene encoding glutamate racemase, with the protein MNKILLKPKITIFIFDSGVGGISIYNQIKKKFPEIYFIYLLDNQFFPYGIKSKNCIFKRCIKILKKVSYQYHFSLAIIACNTASVSSIPMIQNYFSFPIIGVTPVIKYSINKTNNGVIGIVATKTTLEHYSIKKKIKYFSKNYIIETISSKKLVLLAEDKIQGFNISLKKIKKIFNPWYKLKIFPDTIILGCTHFPLIIDELKETLPKNIKFLDSKIDIISKIQKIITNHKFLFSIQKNFILYTKYTLKIVKIKKYLLNQGFNFFKKFKIK; encoded by the coding sequence ATGAATAAAATATTACTAAAGCCTAAAATTACAATTTTTATTTTTGATTCAGGAGTAGGAGGAATATCAATATATAATCAAATTAAAAAAAAATTTCCTGAAATATATTTCATATATTTATTAGATAATCAATTTTTTCCTTACGGTATAAAATCAAAAAATTGTATTTTTAAACGCTGTATAAAAATTTTAAAAAAAGTATCATATCAATATCATTTTTCATTAGCAATAATAGCATGTAATACAGCTAGTGTCTCTAGTATTCCTATGATACAAAATTATTTTTCTTTTCCCATTATAGGAGTTACACCAGTTATAAAATATTCTATTAATAAAACAAATAATGGTGTTATTGGTATAGTAGCTACTAAAACAACATTAGAACATTATTCTATAAAAAAAAAAATAAAATATTTTAGTAAAAATTATATTATAGAAACTATATCATCTAAAAAATTAGTATTGTTAGCTGAAGATAAAATACAAGGATTTAATATATCTTTAAAAAAGATAAAAAAAATTTTTAACCCTTGGTATAAATTAAAAATTTTTCCAGATACAATAATATTGGGTTGTACTCATTTTCCTTTAATTATTGATGAATTAAAAGAAACTTTACCTAAAAATATTAAATTCTTAGATTCTAAGATTGATATAATATCTAAAATACAAAAAATTATAACCAATCATAAATTTTTATTTAGTATACAAAAAAATTTTATTTTATATACAAAATATACTTTAAAAATAGTAAAAATAAAAAAATATTTATTAAATCAAGGATTTAATTTTTTTAAAAAATTTAAAATTAAATAA
- a CDS encoding aminotransferase class V-fold PLP-dependent enzyme, with product MKNPIYLDYAATTPVDKRVLKKMMKYLTIDGNFGNPSSNLHIFGWNAERAIDSARNNIAKCIGCNDNEIIFTSSASESINIAIKCVVNSFKKNKKHIITSTIEHKSVIETCNYLEKIGFHVTYLKPSKDGLINLNKFEKAINNNTILVSIMHINNEIGVIQNISKIGKICNNKNIIYHVDATQSIGKYPFNLKNMNIDLMSFSAHKFYGPKGIGVLYINKKKPGIILETFIHGGGQEQNIRSGTLAVHQIIGMSEALSISINEMEKDRLRIQNLKNYLWNNIKNIKGIYYNGNYLHSSPYIINISIKNVFNKLLIIEMNDIAISFSSACTSYYSQSSYVLKSIGLKNELIKNSIRISLGRFTTKKEIDYTIYKLHKSINKITHN from the coding sequence ATGAAAAATCCAATTTATTTAGATTATGCAGCTACTACTCCAGTAGATAAAAGAGTTTTAAAAAAAATGATGAAATATTTAACTATAGATGGAAATTTTGGTAATCCTTCTTCTAATTTACATATATTTGGATGGAATGCAGAAAGAGCTATTGATAGCGCTAGAAATAATATAGCTAAATGTATAGGATGTAATGATAATGAAATTATATTTACATCTTCAGCAAGTGAATCTATTAATATAGCAATAAAATGTGTAGTTAATTCTTTTAAAAAAAATAAAAAACATATTATTACTAGTACAATAGAACATAAATCTGTAATAGAAACATGTAATTATTTAGAAAAAATTGGATTTCATGTTACATATTTAAAACCATCTAAAGATGGATTAATTAATTTAAATAAATTTGAAAAAGCTATTAATAATAATACTATTCTAGTTTCTATTATGCATATAAATAATGAAATAGGTGTTATTCAAAATATATCAAAAATAGGAAAAATATGTAATAATAAAAATATAATTTATCATGTTGATGCAACACAAAGTATTGGAAAATATCCGTTTAATTTAAAAAATATGAATATTGATTTAATGTCATTTTCTGCCCATAAATTTTATGGACCAAAAGGAATAGGAGTTTTATATATTAATAAAAAAAAACCAGGTATTATTTTAGAAACTTTTATTCATGGAGGTGGACAAGAACAAAATATTAGATCAGGTACTTTAGCTGTTCATCAAATAATTGGTATGTCAGAAGCATTAAGTATTTCTATTAATGAAATGGAAAAAGATAGATTAAGAATTCAAAATTTAAAAAATTATTTATGGAATAATATAAAAAATATAAAAGGAATATATTATAATGGAAATTATTTACATAGTTCTCCTTATATAATTAATATAAGTATTAAAAATGTATTTAATAAATTACTTATTATAGAAATGAATGATATTGCTATTTCTTTTTCATCAGCATGTACATCTTATTATTCTCAGTCTTCATATGTATTAAAATCAATAGGATTAAAAAATGAATTAATTAAAAATTCTATACGTATTTCTTTAGGTAGATTTACTACTAAAAAAGAAATTGACTATACTATTTATAAATTACATAAATCAATAAATAAAATAACACATAATTAA